A single region of the Cyanobacteriota bacterium genome encodes:
- a CDS encoding ShlB/FhaC/HecB family hemolysin secretion/activation protein → MLQKIVVTGNTAISDAEIAEITRPLEGTTVDFQKLQAVADGITQLYLDRGYLTSRAIIPEQTAANGVVTIQVIEGGLERIEVQGNQRVSTEYIRSRVALGGITPLRQDRLEDQLRLLRSDPLFENVEASLRAGEGVGKSILVVRVTEANPFLANFSADNYSPPSVGSEKLGLGFGLRNVTGAGDQFLASYSFSTTSGSSLWDLSYRYPLNPMNGTIQLRFAPSSYRITDPTFAAFGIRGTTDLYDITFRQPLVRSPREEFALSFGFTYQRGQTFLFNNIPQQFGIGPDADGVSTTSVLKFGQDYVSRDIQGAWALRSQFNFGLGIFGATSNPEPVPDGSFFSWLLQAQRVQLLSPDQLLIIQADLQLAANTLLPSQQFVIGGGQSVRGFRQNVRSGDNGFRFSIENRITVQRDESGAPLVRLAPFLDIGAVWNVDGNPNLLPSQTFLAAAGIGFLWEPLPRLNIRLDYAVPFINLNDRGINVQ, encoded by the coding sequence GTGCTTCAGAAAATTGTTGTGACTGGTAACACGGCAATATCTGATGCTGAGATTGCTGAAATTACACGGCCTCTTGAGGGCACCACAGTTGATTTCCAAAAGCTCCAGGCAGTGGCTGATGGTATTACCCAGCTCTATCTCGATCGCGGCTATCTTACCTCCCGTGCCATTATTCCTGAACAGACCGCAGCTAATGGTGTTGTGACGATTCAAGTGATTGAGGGGGGTCTAGAGCGCATTGAGGTGCAAGGCAATCAACGGGTTAGTACAGAATACATCCGCAGCCGTGTCGCTTTGGGGGGAATCACACCGCTCCGCCAAGATCGGTTGGAGGATCAACTGCGATTATTGCGATCGGATCCGCTATTTGAAAATGTGGAAGCAAGCCTTAGGGCGGGTGAAGGAGTTGGCAAAAGCATCCTGGTCGTTCGCGTCACTGAAGCTAACCCTTTCTTAGCTAATTTTAGTGCTGATAACTATTCCCCGCCTAGCGTGGGGTCTGAGAAGCTGGGGCTTGGTTTTGGGTTGCGGAATGTCACTGGCGCAGGTGACCAGTTTTTAGCATCCTACAGCTTTAGCACTACTAGTGGGTCTAGCTTGTGGGATCTCAGCTATCGCTATCCCCTTAATCCCATGAATGGGACTATTCAACTGCGCTTTGCTCCTAGTTCCTATCGAATTACGGATCCAACGTTTGCTGCCTTTGGGATTCGAGGCACTACTGACCTGTATGACATTACGTTTCGCCAACCCCTTGTCCGATCGCCCCGGGAAGAATTTGCCCTCTCCTTTGGTTTCACTTACCAACGGGGGCAAACCTTTTTGTTCAATAACATTCCCCAGCAATTTGGGATTGGCCCTGATGCCGATGGTGTAAGCACGACCAGTGTGTTGAAGTTTGGACAAGACTATGTCAGTCGTGATATTCAAGGGGCTTGGGCATTGCGATCGCAGTTTAACTTTGGCTTAGGTATCTTTGGGGCTACTAGCAATCCTGAGCCAGTGCCTGATGGTAGTTTTTTTAGCTGGTTGCTACAAGCTCAGCGGGTGCAATTGCTGAGTCCTGATCAACTCTTGATCATTCAGGCTGACTTGCAACTGGCGGCAAATACTCTGTTGCCATCTCAGCAATTTGTCATTGGTGGTGGACAGTCTGTGCGCGGCTTTCGCCAGAATGTTCGATCGGGGGATAATGGCTTTCGATTTTCCATTGAAAACCGCATCACGGTTCAGCGCGATGAGTCTGGTGCACCCTTAGTGCGGCTAGCTCCGTTTTTAGACATTGGTGCAGTTTGGAATGTGGACGGTAATCCTAATCTGTTGCCCTCTCAAACATTTCTAGCAGCCGCTGGTATTGGCTTTCTATGGGAACCACTTCCCCGCCTCAACATTCGCTTAGACTATGCTGTTCCGTTTATTAACCTGAACGATCGAGGCATTAACGTACAGG